Proteins from a genomic interval of Desulfoplanes formicivorans:
- the guaA gene encoding glutamine-hydrolyzing GMP synthase: MERQDSVIILDFGSQYTQLIARRVREAGVYSEIHPCTLELDKIRELDPQAIILSGGPASVTDSESPSIDPEIFTWGIPVLGICYGMQLTAKLLGGEIAPARDREYGRSEIEFCGNTALWKDLNAGKKLNVWMSHGDKVLTPPPGFSVVGKTETVEVAAMADENRRIYCLQFHPEVMHTEQGEAILGNFLFHIAGLTAGWSMSSFVDSVIPALREQIGDAQVVCGLSGGIDSTVVAALLHQAIGKRLHCIFVDNGLLRKNEAQEVIGFLREHFDLNLIHVQAQDLFLNRLQGVSDPEEKRKIIGHTFIEVFDKEAKAIPGVSFLAQGTLYPDVIESESFKGPSAVIKSHHNVGGLPEKMNLALVEPLRELFKDEVRKVAQQLGMPDSIVWRHPFPGPGLAIRIIGEITKERLDVLKEADAIVTSELKATNWYYKVWQGFAVLLPLKTVGVMGDERTYESVIALRIVDSVDAMTADWSRIPSEVLARISNRIINEVKGVNRVVLDISSKPPSTIEWE; encoded by the coding sequence ATGGAACGACAAGATTCCGTCATCATTCTCGATTTTGGTTCCCAGTACACCCAGCTCATTGCGCGCAGGGTGCGTGAAGCCGGGGTGTATTCGGAAATCCACCCCTGTACCCTGGAACTGGACAAGATTCGGGAGCTTGATCCCCAGGCGATCATCCTTTCGGGTGGACCGGCATCAGTGACTGATTCCGAATCGCCGAGCATAGATCCGGAGATTTTTACCTGGGGCATTCCCGTTCTGGGCATTTGTTACGGCATGCAGCTTACGGCCAAACTTCTGGGCGGGGAAATCGCTCCGGCCAGGGACAGGGAGTACGGCCGCTCTGAAATCGAGTTCTGCGGCAACACTGCCCTGTGGAAGGATCTCAATGCCGGCAAGAAACTCAATGTGTGGATGTCCCACGGCGACAAGGTGCTCACCCCGCCTCCCGGATTTTCGGTAGTGGGAAAGACCGAAACCGTGGAAGTTGCGGCCATGGCCGATGAAAACCGGCGTATCTATTGTCTGCAATTCCATCCCGAGGTCATGCATACCGAACAGGGCGAGGCCATTCTGGGCAATTTTCTCTTTCACATTGCCGGGCTCACTGCTGGCTGGTCCATGTCCTCGTTTGTGGATAGCGTCATTCCGGCATTGCGTGAGCAGATTGGTGACGCCCAGGTGGTGTGCGGGTTGAGCGGGGGAATTGATTCCACGGTTGTTGCGGCGTTGCTGCATCAGGCCATTGGCAAGCGTCTGCACTGCATCTTCGTGGACAACGGACTGCTCAGAAAGAACGAGGCCCAGGAAGTGATCGGGTTCCTGCGCGAGCATTTCGATCTCAACCTGATCCATGTGCAGGCGCAGGATCTTTTCCTGAACCGTTTGCAGGGAGTCAGCGATCCCGAGGAAAAACGCAAAATCATCGGCCATACCTTTATCGAGGTTTTTGACAAAGAGGCCAAGGCCATTCCCGGGGTCTCCTTTCTGGCCCAGGGGACCCTGTATCCCGATGTCATTGAGAGCGAATCCTTCAAGGGCCCTTCGGCCGTGATCAAGAGCCATCACAATGTGGGCGGACTGCCCGAAAAGATGAACCTTGCCCTGGTTGAACCCCTGCGGGAACTTTTCAAGGACGAGGTCAGAAAGGTGGCCCAGCAGCTCGGCATGCCCGATTCCATTGTCTGGCGTCATCCCTTTCCCGGGCCCGGTCTGGCCATCAGGATCATTGGTGAGATCACCAAGGAGCGGCTGGATGTGCTCAAGGAAGCGGATGCCATTGTCACCTCGGAGCTCAAGGCCACCAATTGGTACTACAAGGTCTGGCAGGGTTTTGCCGTGTTGCTGCCCCTGAAGACGGTTGGTGTCATGGGTGACGAGCGGACCTACGAGAGCGTGATCGCCCTACGCATCGTGGACAGTGTGGACGCCATGACCGCAGACTGGTCCAGGATTCCCTCCGAAGTGCTGGCCAGGATTTCCAACCGGATCATCAATGAGGTCAAGGGTGTCAATCGTGTGGTCTTGGATATTTCTTCCAAGCCACCGAGCACCATCGAATGGGAGTAG
- the tatB gene encoding Sec-independent protein translocase protein TatB, translating into MFGIGTTEVLIILVVALIVIGPNKLPDVARTLGKALGEFKRMSSDVKRTIDLEAERAEEAAKTREAEKELYDKQKSASSKAPAAQVEVVDEGKGSNDRTKETAGSGVTGKEA; encoded by the coding sequence ATGTTTGGAATAGGTACTACTGAAGTTCTCATTATTCTGGTCGTGGCCCTCATTGTCATCGGCCCCAACAAACTTCCCGATGTGGCCAGGACCCTTGGCAAGGCTCTGGGAGAATTCAAGCGCATGAGCTCCGATGTCAAACGGACCATCGACCTGGAGGCTGAACGGGCCGAAGAGGCTGCCAAAACCCGGGAGGCGGAAAAAGAACTCTATGACAAGCAAAAGAGTGCGTCTTCGAAAGCACCTGCAGCTCAGGTCGAGGTGGTGGACGAGGGTAAAGGTTCCAACGACCGGACCAAGGAAACCGCAGGCAGCGGTGTGACCGGCAAGGAGGCCTGA
- the tatC gene encoding twin-arginine translocase subunit TatC codes for MTFTGHLDELRQRLIRCIIASVIGFLGCYAFAERLFNLLMAPLIEVLPPKSTLIFTSLPEAFFTYLKVAFVAGLFAVSPYIFYQIWKFVAPGLYDSERRYFIPMAIFSALFFVSGALFGYFVVFPFGFKFFMGFATDFIRPMPTIREYLGFSLKLLIAFGVIFELPLFIFFLARLGMVTAPGLRKKRKYAVLCSFVVSAILTPPDVVSQTLMAGPLVILYELGIWVAHFFGKKKKQPPTDESDLNDDVAVQK; via the coding sequence ATGACCTTTACGGGTCACCTGGACGAACTCCGGCAGCGTCTGATCCGGTGCATCATTGCCTCGGTCATCGGTTTTCTGGGCTGTTATGCCTTTGCCGAGCGCTTGTTCAACCTTCTCATGGCTCCTCTTATCGAGGTGCTGCCTCCCAAAAGTACCCTCATCTTCACCTCCCTGCCCGAGGCCTTTTTCACCTATCTGAAAGTTGCCTTTGTGGCCGGTCTGTTTGCCGTCAGCCCCTATATCTTCTATCAGATATGGAAATTTGTGGCCCCGGGGCTTTATGATTCGGAGCGGCGTTACTTCATCCCCATGGCCATTTTTTCCGCCCTGTTTTTTGTCAGCGGGGCCCTGTTTGGATACTTTGTGGTTTTTCCCTTTGGATTCAAGTTCTTCATGGGCTTTGCAACGGATTTCATCCGTCCCATGCCCACCATCCGGGAATATCTCGGTTTTTCTCTGAAACTGCTCATTGCCTTTGGGGTCATTTTTGAACTGCCCCTGTTCATTTTTTTCCTGGCCCGTCTTGGCATGGTCACGGCCCCGGGCCTGAGGAAAAAACGCAAATACGCTGTTTTGTGTTCCTTTGTTGTTTCCGCCATCCTCACGCCACCGGACGTGGTTTCCCAGACCCTCATGGCCGGACCCCTGGTCATCTTGTATGAATTGGGCATTTGGGTGGCGCATTTTTTCGGCAAGAAAAAGAAACAACCCCCAACCGATGAGAGCGACCTCAATGATGATGTTGCTGTTCAAAAGTAG
- the hisB gene encoding imidazoleglycerol-phosphate dehydratase HisB, whose amino-acid sequence MRTRHAHLERVTNETRIEIDCTLDGTGKTSIRTGYGFADHMLALMGFWAGFDLEVHCKGDYHIDAHHSVEDIGLALGEAFCAALEDKSGIARVGWAKVPMDEALSEVIVDISGRPYLVYEERDLPPLIAGQEKDLWREFFKSFAMKAGINLHIHILYGMNGHHMLESAFKGLGLALRQGLVRTGDAVFSTKGVLDS is encoded by the coding sequence ATGCGCACACGACATGCCCACCTGGAGCGGGTTACCAACGAGACTCGTATTGAAATCGATTGCACCCTTGACGGGACCGGCAAGACGTCCATCCGAACCGGGTACGGGTTTGCCGACCACATGCTCGCCCTGATGGGGTTTTGGGCCGGATTCGACCTGGAGGTCCATTGCAAGGGGGATTATCATATTGATGCCCACCACAGTGTGGAGGATATTGGCCTTGCCTTGGGGGAGGCCTTTTGCGCGGCCCTGGAAGACAAGTCCGGCATTGCCCGGGTGGGCTGGGCCAAGGTGCCCATGGACGAGGCCCTGAGCGAAGTGATCGTGGATATTTCCGGTCGACCCTATCTCGTGTACGAGGAACGCGATCTGCCGCCGCTTATTGCCGGTCAGGAAAAGGATCTCTGGCGTGAGTTTTTCAAGTCCTTTGCCATGAAGGCGGGCATCAATCTGCATATTCACATTTTGTACGGGATGAATGGCCATCACATGCTCGAATCCGCATTCAAGGGGCTGGGGCTTGCCCTGCGGCAGGGTCTGGTCCGGACCGGAGATGCGGTGTTCAGTACCAAGGGGGTTTTGGACTCATGA
- the hisA gene encoding 1-(5-phosphoribosyl)-5-[(5-phosphoribosylamino)methylideneamino]imidazole-4-carboxamide isomerase, which translates to MILFPAVDIKDGQCVRLKQGVEDQVTVFASSPAAMAEQWAGMGAEWLHVIDLDGAFSGRPKNFDLIRDMCSRINIPVQLGGGIRDLEVAGAYLDAGVTRLIIGTMALEDPDLFERLCHAFPGQIGVSLDARDGVLKTRGWVEDAGVRVEDVVPSLERSGASFFIYTDIARDGMQSGVNIKAMEELVDLASVPVLAAGGISTLRDVQELYPLAQRGLQGVITGKAIYAGTLDVRVTLAWLTAQRQANDPS; encoded by the coding sequence ATGATCTTGTTCCCTGCAGTGGATATCAAGGATGGCCAATGCGTGCGCCTCAAACAGGGGGTCGAGGATCAGGTCACTGTGTTTGCCTCAAGCCCGGCGGCCATGGCCGAACAATGGGCCGGCATGGGGGCCGAGTGGCTACACGTCATTGATCTGGATGGGGCCTTTAGCGGACGTCCCAAGAATTTCGATCTCATCCGAGACATGTGCTCCCGCATCAACATCCCCGTGCAGCTGGGTGGCGGGATACGCGATCTGGAGGTGGCCGGTGCCTATCTGGATGCCGGGGTCACCCGACTGATTATCGGGACCATGGCCCTTGAAGATCCGGACCTGTTCGAACGGTTGTGCCATGCCTTTCCCGGTCAGATAGGCGTTTCCCTGGATGCCCGGGATGGTGTACTTAAAACACGGGGCTGGGTGGAGGATGCCGGAGTGCGCGTGGAGGATGTTGTTCCCAGCCTGGAGCGTTCCGGTGCCAGTTTTTTCATCTACACGGATATCGCCCGGGACGGGATGCAGTCCGGAGTGAACATCAAGGCCATGGAAGAACTGGTGGATCTGGCCTCGGTTCCCGTGCTTGCTGCTGGTGGCATTTCCACCCTCAGGGACGTTCAGGAGTTGTATCCCCTTGCCCAACGCGGTTTGCAGGGAGTCATCACCGGCAAGGCCATTTATGCAGGAACCCTGGATGTTCGTGTGACCCTGGCCTGGCTGACTGCCCAGAGACAGGCCAACGATCCCTCGTGA
- a CDS encoding UTP--glucose-1-phosphate uridylyltransferase, with amino-acid sequence MQESSPLIRFLKVNTFASTQKFKPFELKMEAHGLPDIVINVTKYYYNQVLHGSLGKLDESDIEPVSREDIPTYDQALECVDIGEHALGKLAIIKLNGGSGTSMGLEKAKSLLPVRGDRTFLDIIVRQVLRLRERTGTEIPLVFMNSFRTHLDTMLAIEGFDNGSTRVPLAFIQHKSPKVMQEDLSPAQWPQNPELEWNPPGHGDIYTSMVTSGTLQKLLEAGFEYAFIANSDNLGAVVDPAIFGFMVKNDLPFLMEVADRMPSDKKGGHLCRLRENGRLALREIAQCPEKSLNAFQDVNKYCFFNTNSIWINLKVLEKVFVYHGMMPLDLIVNSKHLDPRDEDSPWVFQLETAMGSAISSFRHAQVLQVPRTRFAPVKTCNDMLNVMSDNFVLSKDETVVPNPKRTLGPILIDLDKRYFMRVDDFLARFPHGAPSLLACTSLTVEGDIVFAKDIVLKGDVVIRNLTENQIVVYQEELEDKHFNLCFQSRYVTTF; translated from the coding sequence GTGCAAGAAAGCTCTCCCCTCATACGATTTTTGAAGGTCAACACCTTTGCTTCGACCCAGAAGTTCAAACCCTTCGAGTTGAAGATGGAGGCCCACGGACTTCCGGATATCGTCATCAATGTGACCAAGTACTATTATAACCAGGTTCTTCACGGTTCCCTGGGCAAATTGGATGAATCGGATATCGAGCCGGTTTCCCGGGAAGACATCCCCACCTATGATCAGGCGCTCGAATGCGTCGACATCGGTGAACACGCCCTGGGCAAACTGGCCATCATCAAACTCAATGGCGGGTCCGGGACCTCCATGGGCCTGGAGAAGGCCAAGAGTTTGCTGCCGGTTCGCGGGGATCGGACCTTTCTGGATATTATTGTCCGTCAGGTCCTCAGGTTGCGGGAACGAACGGGTACGGAAATCCCCCTGGTGTTCATGAACAGTTTCAGAACCCATCTGGACACCATGCTGGCCATTGAGGGGTTTGACAACGGATCCACCCGGGTTCCCCTGGCCTTTATCCAGCACAAGTCCCCCAAAGTCATGCAGGAAGATCTTTCCCCGGCCCAGTGGCCCCAGAACCCCGAACTGGAATGGAATCCGCCGGGCCATGGAGACATCTACACCTCCATGGTTACTTCGGGAACCCTGCAAAAGCTCCTGGAGGCCGGATTCGAATACGCATTCATTGCCAATTCGGACAACCTCGGTGCGGTGGTGGACCCGGCTATTTTCGGGTTCATGGTCAAGAATGATCTGCCTTTTCTCATGGAAGTGGCCGACAGAATGCCTTCGGATAAAAAAGGCGGGCATCTGTGTCGGCTCCGGGAAAACGGCCGTCTGGCCCTGCGCGAGATTGCCCAATGTCCGGAAAAAAGCCTTAATGCGTTTCAGGATGTGAATAAGTATTGTTTCTTCAACACCAATTCCATCTGGATCAATCTGAAAGTCCTGGAAAAGGTGTTTGTCTATCACGGCATGATGCCTCTGGATCTCATCGTCAACAGCAAGCATCTTGATCCCAGAGACGAGGATTCTCCCTGGGTTTTTCAGCTTGAAACCGCCATGGGTTCGGCCATTTCCTCGTTTCGTCATGCCCAAGTTCTCCAGGTCCCACGGACGCGGTTTGCCCCGGTCAAGACCTGCAACGATATGCTTAATGTCATGTCAGACAATTTCGTGCTTTCAAAGGATGAAACCGTGGTTCCCAATCCCAAGCGAACCCTGGGGCCCATTCTCATTGATCTGGACAAGCGGTATTTCATGAGGGTGGATGATTTTCTGGCCCGGTTTCCCCATGGAGCCCCTTCCCTGCTTGCATGCACATCCCTTACCGTGGAAGGAGATATTGTTTTTGCCAAGGACATTGTGCTTAAGGGTGACGTGGTCATCAGAAACCTGACCGAGAATCAGATCGTGGTCTACCAGGAAGAACTTGAGGACAAGCATTTCAACCTCTGTTTCCAGTCCAGGTACGTGACTACCTTCTGA
- a CDS encoding ATP-binding protein, whose protein sequence is MSEHDTTYKIPVAQLRWRMDPADLPFDDTSEIDPLTTILGQDRAIEALHFGIGMRRDGYNIFVTGQAGTGRTETVRQLVEEVAAKQTSVPDDLCYLHNFKHPEAPVLLRLPPGKGQQLKKDMHDLIETLKKEVPQLFESQEYINRKTEISDAYEKKTTSFFMALEKKVKEAGFALVTIQGRQGQPPDVMPLVDGEPMPLAKVEQMVEKGRFPKDELAKLKHNYQEIRQQIDATFRDIRALQKEIYEKNKQIDHVMFTNLVREHIDNLTASYDSDILATHLSDMIEDMLENMRIFQAPSKESMMAQAMMPVGDPFTQYTVNVLTDHTDQKGVPVIVENYPTYRNLFGSIERIVDRSGMWRTDFSKIKAGSFIKANGGYLIVNLMDALMEPGVWPALKRALKSRKMEIETYDPFYLFTTTGLKPEPIDMDVKVIVLSNRYVYSLLRAYDEDTAKIFKVRADFDQSMDKTEESILSLAAFVRSQTDKHGLKPFGRMGVGALVEQAVRMAGRQEKIATTFPLLGDLILEADYFATQDKADKITDKHVHQAIEARITRSNLIEEKIQEMINRGSIMIDTQGAVVGQVNGLAVYALGDYMFGKPSRITATTSMGKAGIINIEREADLSGATHNKGVLILSGYLRDKYAQDKPLAMSASIAFEQSYSGVDGDSASSTEVYALLSSLADIPIKQGIAVTGSVNQKGEIQAIGGVNQKIEGFYSCCKHMGLTGEQGVIIPQSNVKDLMLRHEVVEAVAKGTFHIWAVSNVDEGMRILTGTDPGTRQADGRYPQGSINHAVDAKLTVLAEGLKKFGTSEDTTPPGKS, encoded by the coding sequence ATGAGTGAACACGATACCACGTACAAGATACCTGTTGCCCAGCTCAGATGGCGCATGGATCCGGCCGACCTACCCTTTGACGATACCAGTGAAATCGATCCCCTCACCACCATTCTCGGCCAGGACAGGGCCATTGAGGCCCTGCACTTCGGCATTGGCATGCGCCGTGACGGCTACAACATTTTTGTCACCGGTCAGGCAGGCACCGGACGCACCGAAACCGTCCGGCAACTGGTGGAGGAGGTGGCTGCCAAACAAACCAGCGTGCCTGATGATCTCTGCTATCTGCACAATTTCAAACATCCCGAAGCACCTGTCCTGCTCCGTCTTCCTCCAGGCAAGGGTCAGCAGCTCAAAAAGGACATGCACGATCTCATCGAGACCCTGAAAAAGGAAGTTCCGCAACTCTTCGAAAGCCAGGAATACATCAACCGGAAAACCGAAATCAGCGACGCCTATGAAAAAAAGACAACCAGCTTTTTCATGGCCCTGGAAAAAAAGGTCAAGGAAGCCGGTTTCGCACTGGTGACCATCCAGGGAAGACAGGGCCAGCCACCCGATGTCATGCCGCTGGTGGACGGCGAGCCCATGCCCTTGGCCAAGGTGGAACAAATGGTGGAAAAGGGCCGCTTTCCCAAGGACGAATTGGCCAAGCTCAAGCACAACTACCAGGAAATACGTCAGCAGATTGATGCCACGTTCAGGGATATCCGGGCGCTGCAAAAGGAAATTTATGAAAAGAACAAACAGATTGATCATGTCATGTTCACCAATCTTGTCCGCGAACACATCGACAATCTGACGGCATCCTATGATTCCGACATTCTTGCGACCCATCTATCGGACATGATCGAGGACATGCTTGAAAACATGCGCATCTTCCAGGCACCCTCCAAGGAATCCATGATGGCCCAGGCCATGATGCCCGTGGGCGATCCCTTCACCCAGTATACGGTCAACGTGCTGACGGATCACACGGATCAAAAGGGGGTGCCGGTCATTGTGGAAAACTATCCCACCTATCGCAATCTGTTCGGGTCCATTGAACGTATCGTGGACCGAAGCGGCATGTGGCGCACGGATTTCAGCAAGATCAAGGCGGGATCCTTTATCAAGGCCAACGGCGGGTATCTCATCGTCAATCTCATGGACGCCCTCATGGAGCCGGGAGTCTGGCCCGCCCTCAAGCGGGCCCTCAAAAGCCGGAAAATGGAAATCGAAACCTATGATCCCTTTTATCTCTTCACGACCACCGGACTCAAACCCGAACCCATTGACATGGACGTGAAGGTGATCGTTCTTTCCAACAGGTACGTATACTCGCTGCTTCGGGCCTATGACGAAGACACGGCCAAGATCTTCAAGGTCAGGGCGGATTTTGACCAGAGCATGGACAAGACAGAGGAGTCGATTCTTTCCCTGGCGGCCTTTGTGCGCAGCCAGACCGACAAACACGGTCTCAAGCCCTTTGGCCGCATGGGCGTGGGCGCCCTGGTGGAGCAGGCCGTGCGCATGGCCGGGCGGCAGGAAAAAATCGCCACCACCTTTCCCCTGCTGGGTGATCTCATTCTGGAAGCGGATTATTTCGCCACCCAGGACAAGGCCGACAAGATCACGGACAAGCATGTTCATCAGGCCATTGAGGCCCGGATCACCCGATCCAACCTCATCGAGGAAAAAATCCAGGAGATGATCAATCGCGGATCGATCATGATTGATACCCAGGGTGCCGTGGTGGGTCAGGTCAACGGTTTGGCCGTGTACGCCCTCGGGGATTACATGTTCGGCAAGCCGAGCCGCATTACAGCGACCACCTCCATGGGCAAGGCCGGGATCATCAATATCGAGCGGGAAGCCGATCTTTCAGGAGCCACCCACAACAAAGGCGTGCTCATCTTGTCCGGATATCTGCGGGACAAATACGCCCAGGACAAACCCCTGGCCATGAGCGCGTCCATTGCCTTTGAACAGAGCTATTCCGGCGTGGACGGCGACAGTGCCTCCTCCACCGAGGTGTACGCCCTCTTGTCAAGTCTGGCCGATATTCCCATCAAACAGGGAATCGCGGTCACCGGATCCGTCAACCAGAAGGGGGAAATCCAGGCCATAGGTGGCGTGAACCAGAAAATCGAGGGGTTCTATTCCTGTTGCAAGCACATGGGCTTAACCGGCGAACAGGGCGTCATCATCCCCCAAAGCAACGTCAAGGACCTCATGCTCCGCCATGAAGTGGTCGAGGCCGTTGCAAAGGGAACCTTTCACATCTGGGCGGTTTCCAACGTGGACGAGGGCATGCGCATTCTCACGGGCACCGATCCGGGCACACGCCAGGCTGACGGCAGGTATCCTCAGGGGAGTATCAATCATGCTGTGGACGCCAAGCTGACGGTCCTGGCCGAGGGACTCAAGAAATTCGGTACGTCAGAGGACACAACACCTCCCGGGAAATCATGA
- a CDS encoding Hsp20/alpha crystallin family protein gives MSDLILWKNQELQKIKQDMDELLSCFMRDFSHPFPHDMRTGDPKLITFENKTSFFVKMDIPALCTRSLEVTIINHDLIIQGNQEISPAGPHGPTTQSFSFRVSLPGHIQEQGIKAIYREGTLIITLPKKSMPKPRRIQVIIPS, from the coding sequence ATGTCTGACCTGATCCTATGGAAAAATCAAGAACTTCAGAAGATCAAACAGGACATGGACGAGTTGCTGTCCTGCTTCATGCGGGACTTCAGCCACCCCTTCCCCCACGACATGCGGACAGGCGACCCCAAGCTCATCACCTTTGAAAACAAGACGTCCTTCTTCGTCAAAATGGATATCCCCGCCCTGTGTACCCGCAGCCTTGAGGTGACCATCATCAATCACGATCTGATCATTCAGGGAAATCAGGAGATATCGCCTGCGGGCCCGCACGGTCCCACAACCCAGAGCTTTTCCTTTCGGGTCAGCCTTCCCGGCCACATCCAGGAACAAGGCATCAAAGCGATCTATCGGGAAGGAACCCTGATCATCACCCTGCCCAAGAAATCAATGCCCAAACCACGCAGAATCCAGGTGATCATTCCGTCATGA
- a CDS encoding deoxyribonuclease IV, with the protein MLTPVPSVFTDRFVGAHMSISGGLERAFERIRHIGGTALQIFSRNQRQWKIPPLDAGTLSAFSRQWKIWGPYPVFVHDSYLINLAGTDAVKVGRSVDGFAVELSRAEALGVSGLITHPGSHLGAGVRKGLANYVRNLDRAFEQSQTRQVTVLVETTAGQGTNLGSRFEELTAILEGSAYTNRLGVCFDTCHVFAAGYDLTTPAGHEATFEKLDKLIGLDRIGCFHMNDSAFPCGSKRDRHAHVGQGHIGLQGFSLLMRDARFLKVPMILETPKDKAGGMDRVNLALLKEWAEG; encoded by the coding sequence ATGCTCACCCCGGTTCCTTCTGTTTTTACGGACCGTTTTGTCGGTGCCCACATGTCCATTTCCGGAGGACTGGAACGGGCCTTTGAGCGTATCCGCCATATCGGGGGGACCGCCTTGCAGATCTTTTCCCGCAATCAGCGGCAGTGGAAGATTCCCCCTTTGGATGCCGGCACCTTGAGTGCGTTTTCCCGGCAATGGAAAATCTGGGGCCCCTATCCGGTGTTTGTCCACGACTCCTATCTGATCAATCTGGCAGGCACGGATGCGGTCAAGGTGGGACGATCCGTTGACGGATTTGCCGTGGAACTTTCCCGGGCCGAGGCCCTCGGGGTATCCGGCCTTATCACGCATCCCGGGTCCCATTTGGGGGCAGGGGTGCGCAAGGGATTGGCAAACTATGTGCGGAATCTGGATCGGGCCTTTGAGCAGAGCCAGACCCGTCAGGTAACCGTGCTTGTGGAGACAACAGCCGGGCAGGGCACCAATTTGGGCTCCCGATTTGAAGAATTGACCGCCATTCTGGAGGGTTCGGCCTATACAAACCGGTTGGGAGTGTGTTTTGATACCTGCCATGTGTTTGCGGCAGGCTATGATCTGACCACCCCGGCAGGCCATGAAGCCACCTTTGAGAAGTTGGATAAATTGATCGGTCTGGATCGCATCGGGTGCTTTCACATGAATGATTCCGCGTTTCCCTGCGGGTCGAAACGGGACCGCCATGCCCATGTGGGCCAGGGGCATATAGGGCTGCAGGGGTTCTCCCTGCTCATGCGCGATGCAAGGTTTCTGAAGGTGCCCATGATTTTGGAAACCCCCAAGGACAAAGCTGGGGGCATGGATCGGGTCAATCTGGCCTTGTTGAAAGAATGGGCAGAGGGTTAA